DNA from Pomacea canaliculata isolate SZHN2017 linkage group LG9, ASM307304v1, whole genome shotgun sequence:
ATGTACTAACTGGGATGTCGTTTTAAAAGCATGTCCTAATCTGAACAACTTAGTAAACACCATCTCTTCATAAATCACCTTCTGTGTAGATTGAACCATtccatcaaaacaacaaaccttgggtgaccaagagcctgaaagcagtgcttaacaaaaagaaacatgtgttcttcacgggttctgtccacgacagaaaattggtccatagagaggtccatgatgctatccgttgggtcaaggtgaagcacaagtccaaaatcgagtctcagtttgctacaggtaacatccgagtagcttggcaggtACTCAGcaacatggccaatattgacGATCGGAGTAAGCGGTCGAAAgacaaaatctcgatctcaggtgTTGAGAGTACGGCCCTGCCTAATGCTCGGAATGATTTCTTCACTCGTTTCGAGACTCATGACTTCTCAGTTCAAATTAAAGATGTGcttagttctcttcaccctgtacagaaggttgagatttgtcatgaacaagttgtggagctgtttcagcgagtaaatattcgcaaggcctccggtccggatggtatttgtggcaggacATTACGTTTCTGCGCGCAGAAAGTTTCAGCtcggcatctcaatgactttagaccagtTGCCTTAACATagttggtcatgaaagtatttgagacaatcatcaaggCATTGATTCTTAAAGCCACTAACATTTGTCTTGATCCCTTGCAATCCCTTGCAGTTTGCATGCCAGTATAAACGAAGTATTGATGATGCTAACCTGGTAAATCTTCCACACTTTactcaaacacctggagaatcctcaagcccatgctcgacTGTTGTTTGCTGGTTTCTCGTCGGCCTTCAGCACTATtcagccacatatcctagctaGAAGACTCCTAGACGACTTTTCCCTTGACCATCAGCTGGAGTCATATATCATTAACTTCGtggttgacaggcagcaacgagttcttgtcaatggcactttttccgacttaatCACCAcgtgcaccggctcacctcagggctGTCTTCTCgccccgcttctgtttattctgtacacgAACAGTTGTCGCAGTCACCATCAGGGTCACTATCTTGACAAATTCTCttatgacactgcactgctgtctctccttagcgggccagTGCACACTCACGGTATagctttggaagaattcattgtctggtgcgatgacaactttctagaacttaatgtaagacgaaagagattgtctttgattttcgtCGGAATTCTTCATGTTCCGtgtgtgtcatccatgacaaggaggtggaaattgtttatgtttttaaacacctgggcaccatcttcgataggcgactgAACATCCAGCTAGGCGTGGTAGAGTGGTCTTGTCCTCCACACAATTAAAGAATCACTGAGAGAAAACCTCTGTAGATGTATAATTAACTTGATCCTAACAGAGAAATTTGCATGTTGGCCATTGTCATGAGAAACtcatccattaacttgcctttcgagcacgatttattatatgatcgtcactacaagaatgctttatgatctcaaaccaaagagtgggtacgtttgcaccctgtgaggggctcccacacccaatcgagaatcgtgcgcgacctactgaccggaaatgatttgtgtttcgatgatcgtacatgtaaagctgcttttggccatttcccgtgtaccaaagttatttttccttgcaggcttcgccattacactcatttcaaacatgacagtattttttacataatgcgatatggcacattccttccacacccaatgtctctggctgcttctcccattgacggacaaagcttattagttaaataaccaacttgttactgccaaacaagtggcagtccacagacattatcacacaagatgatgttgacatgacatttaaaggtttgatgcagactgaatatcagctggaccgttttcattcacccttaatttagtatttcaccactccatgaacactaatcactctcgtgcctttatgtcaaaagtttagacattgttttctttttttcctttttttttttgttgttgttgttgttgtctgtttggccaagagtgttgatgcacaaaaaaaatatttttaactacaaaagttccaattttaaataatcattatgttaaaattaaaataatacaagatatgtaagttgcaaagtctttcagtggattagtagcaacaacctctaccgacaggacgccagatatgactccacttcatgatttgagaaatctgtttgaccagacgtttaaaacaaagaaagtaataataaatgagattgaggtatgtcacaaacctgctgcgctatattttttaatgtttttttttttgagctaggaaggagacagggaaaaaagtaactggaagggggaggtttgaaagacagcaattactgtctgagtgcgcgccacacagggatggccgggcgggctttgtttttttgttgtttttttttttaatcaactggtgttgataggttgttttgttcgaagaacaaaggaaagagtgtttgagtgtttgggatgttgctgtgtgagtttttccttgacgggggcggggagaagtaacagtctcctcggtgtcatcagtgtgtccggacgttttatttgcaacaagtcttgaaccgactaggtgttgtagtcctgaccggactgtgcacatcctgaccagatttgtgttatttaacaagtcctgaacagaattggaagttagccttgactggactgggcacatcctgaccagatttgtatcttggaggtgagtgtgtatctttgttgattgttcggtgagcgtgtgtttaatgtttgaagaatgttagttaagttttgaacttgccatttagctaaagactttttttctccaggtttttgtgggtttttttttctcacttttgttgtttgatcttcgcttattcatcgtatccgcctcgggctcaccaaccagagctgaattagaattaacttcaggaagagcatcggtgtcagtgaaaacttgtgttactttcaagtggacatatttgtgttacctagaagtggaaactttgtgttatattcaagtggagacttggtgtcattttcaactggagatttttttttagggggaggggaattgaatggtcggaaggaacataagatgtgtgtgtgacagtggaagtgttcggactgtgggttcggaaatttggaatttgtttttttgtgcatggaccagctgtggaatgtggcaaacatatctcacataaaatataatagagaagtccgacatatttttgccaaacacatcaacttatctattgtaatttaacagcatggatgctagaaagctctgacaaaatcaacttttttaaaatatgtaacaatttaacatctacatgtcagtccaaattttaaaatgacaacatgacgaggacgatgtagtttagcttatagtttacttattttatgaaaaaataatgtatatttaaaacaactttaccacagacagtcacaataatgtctgggtttactgtcgtgtaccttgctgtatgtaggtgttaaataatttactgtatcatttgacactttgacactaatgacccagcgtgtctcttcacaccattgaaaaatctgtttcaatacaatttgctataatttatatctgatatctgatatctggcatcgacattctctcaagataccgtttttatttttgcgtttattctgaactatacgtttgtcttttcttggagatgtttctcaaatgtaagttttattcactccttaaagattatcctttgctctttttctctttctctctcgcacgcgcgcacacagatgtgggtcccgctctacagtctgacagaagcggggggcgagggcaaactgctcgctggtttcctccgacaatggaagaataagctgcggtaacctagtcaatgattgccaactggtgtgtgaaggcgccatcactttcatgccacttccggcgtgtcattttcccgcgcaccacttctcttttgccaggggaggctattgtggatgtttgaggctgggtgggtgcacgggagtggtacatcgggggactcggacccgaggtcggcggcgttcgacgagctgctgcaacttttgacgccgcacaacagcccgacgtcaggtctggtgcacgggcgccccctcgcggcacgaggctgaccgcctcattaggcgcaccgtgtcgccgcgcgtcgcacgtgcactggcgcggtcctcgcgcggcacacttgtttgacttgcggtccgcccgcggcccactgggccaaggtgcacggctcggcagctaatcgccggcactccccgacctaattggtaaccgaacccctacccccttccgctgattgctgcgcgcgcgtctgataggtcacgtggtgtgtcgactggtaaatcacccatttcttcaccttctcaactggcgctccgattgaacgccgcatattttacgaccgggtaggtcgccaggcccgtcaccacggtcacgtgactaccctcgggcaatcaaaatttagcattctaatgtgatgcaagccaagactgcatcgatattagccaactctaaaatgtctggatcatcacttcatctgagttagtgtcactgacattgttcatttaacgtatttttatttttttatccagtttttctttcattttaaatggatttttttatgttaggataatgcaaaagtaaatgtattagtcaccccttagaataagggtagacttcgtgttctggaagctactgcatatggtcactggtttgtagcctgtggataggattctgcttccccaccccacccccactctccatcctgctcattcttttcagtaaaaataaaagtggctacctgatttataaggagctatttaaagcttacagatgtaaatgttGGCGGAGGAAAGCTTTGATTCCGCTTTCCACGGGACGTACTCtagacatgatgagccacttcggccagtaggctacagagtccatgccagtaaactacttcgctcatttatttatgtttatctgttcaccctggccatgccaagcattatgctagcacataaCTTGCTTGGTTACGAGTGCTTGCGTTGCTCAGTACAAACTCAAGCCAAAGGCATGATAGACTAGCTGCTTGACTAGCCACTGTGTTTCCACATGTAATGTTCCATCAGGTAGTGTTTGTAAGCATAAAGCCAGccatctgttcatgtgtttgatgtgcatccagatggccgcctacaagtgacctcaggtcggttattttgatgagactgatatttttcaaactctgatGTGATCTCACTTGTTTCGAAAATCCTAACAAGTGATCACTTGTCATGATGCGAGAGTAGAAAAACTGTCTTCATATGAATGCTGACCCGCAGTCCATCCCTTTCCACACTCTAGAATTTTATGCGGTTACAAATCGAAAGGTGAATaatgatttagttatttatttattgggcgTCATCAcggatttcttttaatgtgatcttgctctttcttacacacacacatgcgtgcacccCTCCAGTGAgacttgaaagagagagagaacgctcactcgctagaacacacacaccctctctctctctcatccacgcacgtacgcacccacacacacacacagtggcctGTCTCTCCGGGGGCAAGCGAGGCCAGTCAGTTGGAGGTCTCGGTAAACTCAGACCCCTCTTTGTCTCCGCATCTCTGAAAAGTTTGTCACTGTCCTGGCCTAGTCTGCTGGGACAGCCAGTCCCACGTCGACCATACATTGTCTTCATCATCCAGCGGTCCTCTTCGACCCGCCGCCCTGCAGCCGCGGTAGCATCGTGGGTGATCGCGTTGTttgtgaggagagaaagaatgtgtgtatatgtgcgtgtgattgtgtgtgtgtgtgtgtgtgtgtgtgtgtgtgtgtgtgtttgcttgcttgtttgttgtttgtttgcttgtttgtttgtttttttgggtttttttttgtttttttttttgttgagcgGGGTGGCAGGGCCATCGAATAGccattactgatcattacccataatttgtcacaaagaggctagccgggtgggagtacggaaaagaggtaataaaaaaaaaaagaaaaaaaaggtgttttggggacgggatctgatctcacggctaccgacaacttataacttcaaagaaagtcctttccttgttgtcctaacgatggcgctGTCAAAGAGGTacttggtttagaaaaaatcccgagactaagctaaacatttgtgtttgtctcacctactggttgctaaagaaaggaaagggtgttgtactttgaaacattgtctgacgggaaaacagttccagtcttgaccctggcagttccccttctcagattttatctcatcgaatgtctcgcttcaacaaaggcttcatgaccaatttccggtaagtggattatgacactgctatcttaggaaataacgatgatgatacattgagtgggctaactgtgagtggtttactggctctaggctcctagaagagctttttcttgtcactgggccaagcgaacgtggaactgagagctgctatgaagtagtaaccacaaggctttatatcagtttcataaggcttgatgcaatttatatcagctgcagttaattcttttccgaactgaaaaggacgaaatgaatgtctctgccctgtgacttatatgtcctgcatgtctcctttacaaacatttcggaacatctgactgcaaaggttcgacaaccacaaagaaatcgcaaacgtctcactttcgaagaggccaaccatctgtgatatcatttgttttaaatcggagagggaatcaacaccacgatgcccaaacaataaggaaagtggagaagagaataccgaagaagaggaaagatacagggaggaggatacatggaaagtgtggacagcgctggtgtgattaactccccatggggctttgaggaaccgtgaaaaatggacagaactggtggcgaggtcaccgttggtcaacgagcatgaaagctgggggtcacatgacagtgatttgtcactggccaccttacaaactcagcttcatctccatgttccggtgagatggtcgaggaactcgggaaaatgtgcttctggggaagagatggagatgagaaatgatgttacaaaaccagatgcgtaggtagaaatagtaggttgccatgagaacgctgtggtaggtagaagtggtattcgaatattaacgtctctgtggtaggcctgtaagtccagatgtaactgtgctttcaacatgatcatagacttacaaaatggtggaagcagcacacacacacacacacaaacccacttatctttttagtcttctttgtcctcctagtgccgcaaccataccaccccagcggatccggttctgggccgaggatcgatctcctccactggtctgtctccgaaccctgcgtttcatctgtgggtttaagtccagaacttgtctcgttaaactcggtgtcaaattgcaataaaatcaaattgtcaaccgtacactgcagtctatgcaaaatcttattaaatacattttttactaaaaacaaggatatcggccgacagctcttccttgcgatgtaagtgtcgaagcaggactgaagtatcgttggaagtcagagaaacattgcagtgtactgctgacgtcaagcaatgtctgtaagacacaataacaaacacgttaatgctttgtacaaagccaggatagtgtgttttcacgagcaaaccgtcgatgtcgcagttgaagatgtgaaatattttcacgggtgagtcccgtgctgtgtcctggtgaccgttagcacggacacctcgtgtcgcgtagtcactgggtcagtggaacttattctctcccttgtcttgcttgtgtcttgccgtccacacaaagtcctcgacattatgggatagcaattgtcatgaactgtggtggaccggccatcttgtcacttatttcttgttggtagaacatgtagggtactgttgtacgttttcgatgtcctccattgactgggcaggtaactctgaccacgcgtacaatgatgtctggaggggagaggatcgggtaggttgttgccgtctgtcactccgatcttgttcactccattgagtatgacgtgtgtgtttctggcagttggaggtacatagggggacagtagcagggtgtttgtggtccgtcgtgcactagtcatcttcgttaacagcagcctcgttgtcgatgacgtcaccggttctggggcgtgtgcgtatcggttcagcggatttgttcattgttgtaaacggcgaagttgactttttcaggaactttagacacgttagttggtaacggctgtGTGGCCTGGTGGCTaccgacgaggtctgaagactgaaaggtggtgtgttcaaatctgacagtgacaaataaaaaaagagtgagtgagtgagtgagtgagtgagtgaccacACGTCAATGGTGGCAGATGTTCACAACATCTGTTGATAGAACAACACACTGTCACGTGCTAGTATTGATTGACCCGTCATACTGTTTGTAGGTAAGAGCTGCTGAAAACAGACAGCTGTTAGTGAGTATATTTGGTTTGTTGTTAATCAGAAAGCAAACGAAACATGAAATTTAGTTTATCAAGTGTTTTTAAACAACTAAATGTAAAGTCATCTACAAATTTTACCCCAGGGACCATCACTAAGGTCGTTCAACGGATACAGGAGGCGGACATCAACTGGGTCCAGGATGGGCATCGTCACCATCGTCGTCTTGACTTTAATGCACTGGTCATCTCTCCTCTCTTCACAGGATCAAAGTAATCCAGGCTACAAGATGTACAAATAAAGCTATCTAGTTTCTTTGAAAACTTCCAACACATTTGTTGTCATTTAATGTGAGACTTTCCAACATAATTGGTGTCACAttcctttcttccattcttccctgatttttctctttctcctcagGTCTTTGTGCTTTTatgcaataattaaaaagtgttttcaatgtactgtgtatttaaaaaatagtttcatttaatatttcagCAAATATTAGGTTTTCAAGAAGTAATTCAATAGCTTTTCTAAACGGACAATCAAATTAGaactgaaatctttttttttttaacagaatgcTTATAGAAAGTGATGAAAATGCAATGGATATAAGCACAGATTGTGtaaactgtgtgtttgtcttcgTCTATCTTGCTCCATCCCTCTTTATTTCCCTGGCTGCTCTCATGtgtagaaactttttttcaggaatttcTACCTGCCAGGTGCGGGGCAGCTGTGACAAGAGGAACACATCTGTTATAGACTGTGTATTTCCTGTCAGCATTTCCCTCTTTCATGCCAGCATCAGTAAGGAGCCTGGTGAGCCtgtcgattttttttcatccagatAAAGATGAGAAAGGTGAAGATTAGAGTGAAGATGAAAAGTGACAATGAGatttgattggttgattggtAGATTGATTAATTGAATTGGATAAGTGTTGGAATCCAACCATTTGGCAGTGCAAGACTAGATTATATCAAACTGATGTTCTGAAGAGAcagtttttctttagtttgaaaTTTTCTCATAGACAAAATGATATTTCTTCTGTCATCGCCTAACTAAAGTAGAGACCTTAGAAAACtcattgtcttttgttttagtaatatacaataaaacagtaactatatatatatatattgttttacaaaagtGCTGATGGACGACTGGTAAGTGGTAAGTGATGATAAGATGACAGACAGATACTCTAAATAATGGACAGATGTTGATTACATTTTTGTCTTGAACTTTACAGAAATGCTGATTAGAACACATGGCATTTATAGTATACAAAACTTTCTGTTTACAGAATTTTCTCCTGAAATTATAATAACCTGCTCACCATGTCAGACGGCAGAAAAATTTGCAAAGCTAATCACTCTCAAGTTCCCTGAGACTTTGACACAAGGTGAGAGGTGGACTTTCGAGGTGAAGAGGTCAGAGGACTCTGTAGGGTCCTACACGTGCTACGGCTTCCATGGACCTGCAAGTCTTCATACTACACAGTGCAACATCACAAACACTTCCAGACAATGTTCTCTTCCACTAGCAGGTACTTTCAACACAATGTTTGTCTTGTACATTAAAATGCTCCCATGATTTAATCTCTTAACTAGTGTTTCTGGTGTTGTTTaactgtttataattttgtaataattcCGTGTCAGTCTGCTCATCAACCAATTTTTCTGCCATTATATGGGAATTATTACAAAGCATACTAAACAAGATCAACAAAGGCCAAAGGCAGGTATGTCACAGGAAATAAATAGGCAACAAAACTTCAACTCTCTTATATCATTTTGCTTccatatcaaaataaaaaagaaaatattgcactTGTAacctaaatattatttatttgtttattaatttatcaGAAGAGAATAACACTCCAGACTCATCCAGTAAATTGCTGCCATTAATTTCTATTGCCGTGGTCATCGTGGTTGTCATCCTTGTGCTGCTTGTGTTGTACAGGTAGGTCTTGCTTCTGTGTCACTTTGTTTAGACAACACCAACACATATTGCCATGTGTTTGTAGCAGTGAATGCACTGAGATCCACACTGACAAACAATATGTGCTGGTATATAgtctttatatgtatatatacaatgACATCATAATTACTGAGATCAATTGGTGCTTCTTCAATGGGGTTAGCCATTCACTTTGCAGGACGAGTTCAATACTAACCACAAAGTCTTTCtctattacacacacaccataccaccaccaccaccaccaccacacactaaatcacacacacacactaaccccacacacagataaagagagagaagggagaacaCATTTCAAGACAGAAACATTTGTGTGCAGACAAGGAGTTTTCAAACACAAGAGACAATCAGTGGAGATGTCTGGCGATCAGAATCATCTCCCTTCGCCGACAGAAAGTTTGCCACTGAAAGGCCAAGATTCAGAAGACCCTGACACCACGGGCGATGGTTTGACTAAAATAACAGGAACTACAGCTACAGTCGCTGTAATGAAGAGttaacgtgtatgtgtgtgtgagtgtgtggtgtattgtgtgatgtgtgtatgattgtgtattgtatgatgtgtgtgtgtgtgtgttttatgtattgggtgtgtgtgttttcaaactGCCATCCCATTCCAGTCATGCATGTGTCCTGCATTTTCAATGGTCTTTATTTGCACTATTGTGTGTACATACAATATCCGCATTTGACAGATGAACAGCAAACATCCGCAGGTCTCTTTATGACatattttttagattttatttcatgtacCCTTATTGTAGCCTGTACTTTGCATTAAGAATGTATTAAAGCCGTCAGCGTCTCCAAGGTGACCTACATGTGTGTAGTCCAAACTGGACAATATCAATtctgcatcaaatattttattttaattttttaataaatggtgTCCTTTATACATCaactgtttttgtcttttgcacATCTCAGTATCGAGTTTTGTGATTGATGAGGAGCATGTGGTCTCTCACactcctttattttttcctctctctttcttgagTTTTTTTGTCTCCTACAGgcacaatttctctctctctctctcacacacacacacacgaaaacacacaGTATCCATCGTTTTTGCTCGTCTGTCTTTAGCTCGCCAAGCCATCATTTATGAAACTTTCCGGAAAAGTGAGTTGTATCTCACAATACAGAGAATGTTACTTTAATAATACATCAGATACATCAGATGATGGTTACAAGAAAGGTGTATCCGTTGTCACCTGGACCTGCTCAGTCAGAGTTTAATTTTTCCGTGTTATGTTTGCTTTCATCCCTTTTCTATAAGAAATGACAAAGCTATGTcagtaaaatagaaaacattgggaacatttattttgaatatcGTAGAAAGATTGCATTAAATGAAGGTTATTACTGTGTTGATAAGAAAGTCTTCTCAACAGGTCGCGACTCGATGTTCTTCCATCAAAcaggtgtgttgttgttgttgttgttgttgttgttgttgttgttgtggtggtggtggtggtggtggtggtggtggtggtggtggtggtggtggtggtggtggtggtggtgtttgtaaTCACCTGCATGTTTCGTCTTCGTGGCTCCGTGGTTGACTCGGACGATGCTGGAGGCAACGAGCGACAGTTTCTAGACTGTTTTCACCTTCACATTGATGATGAATGTGTCTCTGTTATCAGCATCTTGACTTTATTCTCTGCTGCTGTCTCAATGTCTTTTCTGTCACTCACGCTATCTGGTATTTCTATCAAACATTTGAGGTAACTCTATCTGTCAGGTGTGAATTACAGACAACAGGAAGGACAGCTGTCGTTTGTTTATTTCC
Protein-coding regions in this window:
- the LOC112571977 gene encoding uncharacterized protein LOC112571977, with the translated sequence MGIVTIVVLTLMHWSSLLSSQDQRISTCQVRGSCDKRNTSVIDCVFPVSISLFHASISKEPEFSPEIIITCSPCQTAEKFAKLITLKFPETLTQGERWTFEVKRSEDSVGSYTCYGFHGPASLHTTQCNITNTSRQCSLPLAEENNTPDSSSKLLPLISIAVVIVVVILVLLVLYRQGVFKHKRQSVEMSGDQNHLPSPTESLPLKGQDSEDPDTTGDGLTKITGTTATVAVMKS